In Eucalyptus grandis isolate ANBG69807.140 chromosome 4, ASM1654582v1, whole genome shotgun sequence, the following proteins share a genomic window:
- the LOC104431518 gene encoding (-)-germacrene D synthase-like, which translates to MQGGGYGISGLAASAPRLVDPFSVPIASRSTQDPIHLTGIIRDNYPDIFDGGFTPLTLAGRRSTTSASGSDTSLSSTSITAPRSSWGRKFKFLGRVEEQVEELKGEVRKMVINAVDKPSQMLHLIDQIQRLGIDYHFEQEIDAQLERIHKSYSQLDHGDFKGDELHMVALMFRLLRQQGFNISSEVFNNFKDNEGNFKISLITDVRGLLSLYEACHLRCHGDAILEEALPFAITHLESIDERKVSTSLAKQVSHALKQPLRKGLPRLEARHYIIFYQEEPSHEEVLLTMAKLDFNLLQEQHQKELGAITRWWKNIDVARKFPFARDRIAEMFFWMVGVYFQPEFAVARNILTRVTALISILDDIYDAYGTLEELVPYTEAIEKWDVDAMDGLPEYMQAHYKEILNLYDEIGNDLATKGRSYRLTYAKEAMKKQAKWYFHEAKWFHTGYTPTLEEYIPLALLTTGYEALSITSLVGMGDVVTRYAFEWLLGDCKILRASQIICRFMDDISSHKFEQKRGHVASSVELFMKENHASEQEAEEELQKRVVDAWKDINEEFLRPTTAPMPVLTAILNLSRVMDLLYSNGGDHYTHSKTELKEHITSLFVSPLPI; encoded by the exons ATGCAGGGCGGCGGCTACGGCATTAGCGGCCTGGCGGCTTCAGCGCCGCGGCTTGTCGATCCATTCTCGGTACCCATCGCTTCTAGGAGCACGCAAGATCCCATCCACCTGACGGGGATCATTAGGGACAACTACCCCGACATCTTCGACGGTGGATTCACTCCACTCACGCTAGCTGGCCGGCGCTCGACCACGTCCGCCTCGGGTTCCGACACGAGCCTGAGCTCTACCTCAATAACGGCCCCACGGTCCTCTTGGGGCAGA AAGTTCAAATTCCTTGGAAGAGTGGAGGAACAAGTTGAGGAATTGAAAGGAGAGGTGAGGAAGATGGTGATTAATGCCGTGGATAAGCCTTCACAAATGCTTCACTTGATTGATCAAATTCAACGCTTGGGAATTGACTACCATTTTGAACAAGAAATAGATGCGCAACTAGAACGAATCCACAAAAGTTACTCACAACTTGACCATGGAGATTTTAAGGGAGATGAGCTTCACATGGTTGCTCTTATGTTTCGATTGCTGCGACAACAAGGTTTCAATATTTCATCGG AggtttttaacaattttaaggaCAACGAAGGCAACTTCAAGATATCGCTCATCACAGATGTGCGCGGATTGCTAAGTCTATATGAAGCTTGCCATTTAAGGTGCCATGGCGATGCTATTTTGGAAGAAGCACTTCCTTTTGCTATAACTCACCTTGAATCAATTGATGAAAGGAAAGTTAGCACTAGTCTTGCGAAACAAGTGAGTCATGCCCTAAAGCAGCCACTTCGCAAAGGTTTGCCAAGACTTGAGGCAAGGCATTATATTATATTCTACCAAGAAGAGCCTTCGCATGAGGAGGTATTGCTCACCATGGCTAAACTAGATTTCAACTTACTGCAAGAGCAACACCAGAAGGAACTCGGCGCGATTACAAG GTGGTGGAAGAATATAGATGTTGCAAGGAAGTTCCCATTTGCTAGAGACAGGATTGCGGAGATGTTCTTTTGGATGGTGGGAGTATATTTCCAGCCGGAGTTTGCAGTGGCCAGAAATATACTTACTAGAGTGACTGCACTAATTTCCATTCTCGACGATATTTATGATGCCTATGGCACATTGGAGGAACTTGTACCCTACACCGAAGCAATTGAGAA GTGGGATGTTGATGCCATGGATGGACTACCGGAGTACATGCAAGCTCATTATAAGGAGATTCTCAATCTCTATGATGAAATTGGGAATGATCTGGCTACAAAAGGAAGATCATACCGCCTCACCTATGCAAAAGAAGCC ATGAAGAAGCAAGCAAAATGGTACTTTCACGAAGCCAAATGGTTCCATACCGGCTACACACCAACACTAGAGGAATACATCCCCCTTGCATTATTAACAACGGGATATGAAGCGTTATCGATCACATCACTTGTAGGAATGGGCGATGTGGTTACAAGATATGCTTTTGAATGGTTGCTCGGTGACTGCAAGATTTTGAGGGCTTCACAAATCATATGTAGGTTCATGGATGACATTAGTTCTCACAag TTTGAGCAAAAGAGGGGACACGTAGCATCTTCGGTGGAGTTGTTCATGAAAGAAAATCATGCCTCGGAACAGGAAGCTGAGGAGGAACTCCAAAAACGAGTTGTTGATGCATGGAAGGACATCAATGAAGAGTTTCTTCGTCCGACCACAGCCCCAATGCCGGTTCTCACCGCAATTCTCAATCTCTCGCGGGTGATGGATCTATTATACAGCAATGGTGGAGATCATTACACCCACTCCAAGACTGAGCTCAAAGAGCATATCACATCGCTCTTTGTTAGTCCCTTGccgatttga